The following are from one region of the Vitis riparia cultivar Riparia Gloire de Montpellier isolate 1030 chromosome 14, EGFV_Vit.rip_1.0, whole genome shotgun sequence genome:
- the LOC117930484 gene encoding uncharacterized mitochondrial protein AtMg00810-like yields the protein MSHATNNNQDQAHAMMASLANINIKEWFFDIGTTHHLSQTTSLDNLQSYNGNDKVTIGNGTQLPILHTGSFMSFLHTAKDVLILLIYVDNILVIGSDPHCASSFASRLNAIFALRDLGRLHYFLELEIMQAKNSVHLNQHKYVHDLLQRTSMLKSKFASTLGMVGQNLSKHDGDSFHDVTLYRSTFGALQYLTLTRPDISFVVNKACQFMSSLSNTHCLAVKCILQYLKGTASYGLSMQPSSALDIQAYTDVDWAFCLDDGRSTSGYCIFIRPNLVSWSSTKQKIISRSNAESEYHGLATATSEIAWIQSLVTELSFFYNTTTSMV from the exons ATGTCCCATGCAACTAACAACAACCAAGATCAAGCCCACGCCATGATGGCATCTCTTGCTAACATAAACATCAAGGAATGGTTCTTTGACATTGGTACCACTCATCATCTTTCTCAAACCACCTCTCTGGACAATTTACAATCATATAATGGCAATGACAAGGTGACAATTGGAAATGGTACACAACTTCCCATTCTTCATACTG GCAGCTTCATGTCCTTTCTTCACACTGCCAAGGATGTGCTTATCTTGTTAATCTATGTTGATAACATCCTCGTAATAGGTAGTGATCCTCATTGTGCTTCTTCATTTGCTTCTCGTCTTAATGCTATCTTTGCTCTTCGAGATCTTGGTCGTCTTCACTATTTTCTTGAATTGGAGATTATGCAAGCAAAAAACTCAGTCCATTTAAATCAACACAAATATGTCCATGATCTTCTTCAACGTACCAGTATGCTTAAATCCAAGTTTGCTTCTACACTTGGTATGGTTGGTCAAAATTTATCTAAACATGATGGAGATTCTTTCCATGATGTCACACTATATCGGAGCACATTTGGTGCTCTTCAATATCTCACACTCACAAGACCTGATATTTCATTTGTTGTCAACAAAGCATGTCAGTTTATGAGTAGCCTCTCCAACACACATTGTCTTGCTGTAAAATGCATCTTACAGTACCTCAAAGGCACTGCTTCTTATGGTCTTTCCATGCAACCGTCTTCTGCGTTGGACATTCAAGCATACACTGATGTCGATTGGGCTTTTTGTCTAGATGATGGAAGAAGCACTAGTGGCTATTGTATTTTCATTAGACCAAACTTGGTTTCATGGTCATCCACTAAGCAAAAGATTATTTCAAGGAGCAATGCGGAATCTGAGTATCATGGACTAGCTACTGCCACTTCCGAGATTGCCTGGATTCAATCTCTAGTCACCGAGTTGTCTTTCTTCTACAACACCACCACTTCTATGGTGTGA